From Panicum hallii strain FIL2 chromosome 2, PHallii_v3.1, whole genome shotgun sequence, a single genomic window includes:
- the LOC112879395 gene encoding uncharacterized protein LOC112879395, with protein sequence MGEAGEEEAAAPAAAGSQEVEADEQGMLAEALDAVSSLASASLSATLFPLKWQLIRDRLNRLHAGLADITATDADDENGEGRCDAFVSLLRDVAAAAREALELVPRSQGRHYGGGKLRLRSDLDLLAAALDANVARLDDVYASGALARARALVVPRPGAGATRDDVRFYVRDLFARLRVGGAEMRREAAAALAEVLRDDEKCVRVVASDVPDGVGILVALLECPDARVQEEALEAVSVIAGSDAHRGDLVVGGVIAPVVRVLDAGACSAAAKERAARVLCRLTQNSDNAWAVAAHGGVTALLNVCTDHGASGGELVCAACRVLRSLAGVDEIRKYMVADAGAVPALVSLSQGAATDDAARIQSMELLAAIASGGDGSAREAVIQEGAVESLVRALDPSSPTRSSKAREVALRAIDAVCLSPPTSTDRLLAAGFLDRVLSLLRNGDTTLQHCALKAAHRLCQVSEEIRKAMGDAGFMPEMVSVLRAAKSPETRDMAAEALCALVSVHRNRKRFVQDDRSVAQLLQLLGLDEEKPTPAKRFLLSTLMHLTDSSSGRRKIMSSEHVRNLEKLAETDVPDAKRIVKKLGGSKLRSIFHGIWSL encoded by the exons ATGggagaagcaggggaggaagaagcggccgcgccggcggcggcggggagccaAGAGGTGGAGGCGGATGAGCAGGGGATGCTGGCGGAGGCGCTGGACGCCGTCAGTTCTTTGGCCTCCGCTTCCTTGTCCGCGACCCTGTTCCCGCTCAAGTGGCAGCTCATCAGGGATCGGCTCAACCGGCTCCACGCCGGCCTCGCCGACATCACCGCCACCGACGCCGATGACGAGAACGGCGAGGGGAGGTGCGACGCGTTCGTGAGCCTCCTGCGGGACGTCGCGGCGGCCGCCCGGGAGGCGCTCGAGCTGGTGCCGCGGAGCCAGGGGCGGCACTACGGCGGCGGCAAGCTGCGGTTGCGCAGCGACCTCGACCTCCTGGCCGCCGCGCTCGACGCGAACGTGGCGCGGCTGGACGACGTGTACGCGTCGGGGGCgctcgcgcgggcgcgggcgctggtGGTGCCGCGGCCCGGCGCCGGGGCCACCCGCGACGACGTGCGGTTCTACGTGCGCGACCTCTTCGCCAGGCTCCGGGTCGGCGGCGCCGAGATGCGGAGGGAGGCCGCGGCCGCCCTAGCCGAGGTGCTGCGCGACGACGAGAAGTGCGTCCGCGTCGTCGCCTCCGACGTCCCCGACGGCGTCGGCATCCTCGTCGCGCTGCTCGAGTGCCCCGACGCGCGCGTCCAGGAGGAGGCCCTGGAGGCGGTCTCGGTGATCGCCGGGTCCGACGCGCACAGGGGCGACCTGGTCGTCGGCGGCGTCATCGCGCCAGTGGTCCGGGTCCTCGACGCGGGCGCCTGCAGCGCGGCGGCCAaggagcgcgcggcgcgggtgctCTGCAGGCTCACCCAGAACTCGGACAACGCCTGGGCCGTCGCCGCGCACGGCGGTGTCACGGCGCTGCTCAACGTGTGCACGGACcacggcgcgagcggcggcgagctcgTGTGCGCGGCGTGCCGGGTGCTGCGGAGCCTCGCGGGCGTCGACGAGATCAGGAAGTACATGGTGGCCGACGCCGGGGCCGTGCCGGCGCTCGTGTCGCTCTCGCAGGGCGCCGCCACGGACGACGCGGCGCGAATCCAGTCGATGGAGCTCCTCGCGGCCATCGCCTCCGGGGGGGACGGCTCCGCCAGGGAGGCCGTGATCCAGGAAGGCGCCGTCGAGTCCCTCGTCCGCGCGCTCGACCCGTCCTCCCCGACGCGCTCCTCCAAGGCGCGCGAGGTCGCCCTCCGCGCCATCGATGCGGTCTGCCTCTCGCCGCCCACCTCCACGGAccggctcctcgccgccgggTTCCTCGACCGCGTCCTCTCCCTGCTCCGCAACGGCGACACCACACTGCAGCACTGCGCCCTCAAGGCTGCGCACCGCCTGTGCCAGGTGTCGGAGGAGATCAGGAAGGCGATGGGCGACGCCGGGTTCATGCCGGAGATGGTGAGCGTCCTCCGCGCGGCCAAGTCCCCGGAAACGCGGGACATGGCGGCCGAGGCTCTCTGCGCCCTGGTGTCCGTGCACCGCAACCGGAAGCGGTTCGTCCAGGACGACCGCAGCGTGGCgcagctgctgcagctgctgggTCTCGACGAGGAGAAGCCCACGCCGGCGAAGCGGTTCCTGCTGTCGACGCTGATGCACCTCACGGACAGCAGTTCCGGGCGGAGGAAGATCATGTCCTCGGAGCATGTCAG GAATCTCGAGAAGCTTGCGGAGACTGATGTCCCGGACGCCAAACGGATCGTGAAGAAGCTTGGCGGGAGCAAGCTGAGGAGCATTTTCCATGGCATCTGGAGCCTGTAA
- the LOC112879325 gene encoding dynein light chain 1, cytoplasmic, with amino-acid sequence MLESQAVIGDTDMLQAMQQEALRLAGKALDDFEAVDSTEIARFIKKEFDRSYGPGWQCIVGTDFGSFVTHHSGCFIYFGIGNLAILLFNGGAVGAAPQGATGEQARRGGKGSKYLG; translated from the exons ATGCTGGAGAGCCAGGCGGTGATCGGGGACACGGACATGCTGCAGGCGATGCAGCAGGAAGCGCTGCGGCTTGCCGGGAAGGCGCTCGACGACTTCGAGGCCGTCGACTCCACCGAGATCGCCCGGTTCATCAAGAAG GAGTTCGACCGGTCGTACGGGCCCGGATGGCAGTGCATCGTGGGCACCGACTTCGGGTCCTTCGTGACGCACCACTCCGGCTGCTTCATCTACTTCGGCATCGGCAACTTGGCCATCCTGCTGTTCAATGGCGGCGCCGTCGGCGCGGCTCCTCAGGGTGCCACCGGCGAGCAGGCGCGGCGAGGTGGTAAAGGGTCTAAATATTTAGGCTAG
- the LOC112879324 gene encoding protein SCARECROW 1-like yields MATSAPSPPPPAEEVPAGCDRRQPHQHHPLLAAAAAASLLAVLYLPRPLLLFVLSPASLSSLLLLLSILRLGSAPPPPAADHAPVGPPPSSSPPPPEEEEEEEEHQQQLHEAAHPLLPPPVAVEREVVFPAEALEFASWAAKGRALEVIHEEFEAEWGRPEEMGLSWASDSDLDDSDSDSDSGGSDDDGVGGGGEGEDGMIEILLEEDSLIEIDISRCQ; encoded by the coding sequence ATGGCCACTTCCGctccctccccgccgccgccggcggaagAGGTCCCCGCCGGCTGCGACCGGCGGCAGCCCCACCAGCACCACCCGCtcctcgccgcggcggccgcggcatcTCTCCTCGCCGTGCTGTACCTCCCCCGGCCGCTGCTGCTGTTCGTGCTCTCCCCGGCCTCGCTCTcctccctgctcctcctcctctccatcCTCCGCCTCGGctccgcgccaccgccgccggcggcggaccACGCTCCTGTCGGCCCTCCTCcttcgtcgtcgccgccgccgccggaggaggaggaggaggaggaggagcaccagcagcagcTTCACGAGGCCGCGCACCCGCTGCTTCCGCCGCCGGTGGCGGTGGAGCGGGAGGTCGTGTTCCCGGCGGAGGCCCTCGAGTTCGCGTCGTGGGCGGCCAAGGGGCGCGCCCTGGAGGTGATCCACGAGGAGTTCGAGGCGGAGTGGGGGCGGCCCGAGGAGATGGGCCTGTCCTGGGCCTCCGACTCCGACCTCGACGACTCCGACTCAGACTCGGACAGCGGCGgcagcgacgacgacggcgtcggcggcgggggcgaggGGGAGGACGGGATGATCGAGATATTGCTGGAGGAGGACAGCCTCATCGAGATCGACATCTCCAGGTGCCAGTGA